A stretch of Lactiplantibacillus brownii DNA encodes these proteins:
- a CDS encoding DUF4097 family beta strand repeat-containing protein, producing the protein MKKTVKIGFLLLILGIILVIFGVANNGIKTVYWHNGFHVAKHYVKTSHPSEIKQITLKTGSDVIVRSGSTNSVRVTSTNERPTIKNDHGHVTISSKSKNYSSFNFQLTTPVVNQTIITVAKNTKLDQLTAGQAQIGDVRLSGLTIDKLTAQPQGALTLRDVTVTQPLKDLTAYDAHFTRVTAPSLTVKSDGDLTIDQSQFEQAASSLTSNDDMTMRQTKLKSGQINSSASDVSLVDNQLLGQLTVKSTDSDIHVKTDQNNGINAHTDTGDLSIFGWHSDTQKSYQHQIKASQQYRLISTNGDITVTDS; encoded by the coding sequence ATGAAAAAAACCGTTAAAATTGGTTTCTTACTATTAATTTTAGGAATTATTTTAGTTATTTTTGGCGTCGCTAACAACGGCATCAAAACGGTCTACTGGCATAACGGTTTTCATGTCGCCAAACACTACGTCAAAACGAGTCATCCCAGTGAAATTAAGCAAATCACTTTAAAGACGGGGTCTGACGTAATCGTTCGTTCCGGCAGTACTAACAGCGTTCGTGTCACCAGCACCAATGAGCGACCCACGATTAAGAACGATCATGGTCATGTGACGATCAGTTCTAAATCGAAGAATTATAGTTCATTTAATTTTCAATTAACGACCCCCGTCGTGAATCAAACGATCATTACCGTTGCTAAGAACACTAAGCTCGACCAACTTACTGCCGGACAAGCGCAAATTGGGGACGTCCGTCTCAGTGGTCTGACCATTGATAAACTCACTGCACAGCCACAAGGGGCTTTAACGTTACGCGATGTTACCGTCACCCAACCGCTAAAAGACCTCACGGCATACGATGCGCATTTCACCAGAGTCACGGCCCCTAGTCTAACCGTTAAAAGTGACGGCGACCTCACCATTGATCAAAGTCAATTCGAACAAGCCGCTTCCTCACTAACGAGTAACGACGATATGACGATGCGACAAACTAAGCTTAAAAGTGGTCAAATCAACAGTAGTGCCAGCGATGTCAGTCTCGTGGATAATCAATTGTTGGGACAATTGACTGTCAAATCAACCGACAGTGATATTCATGTCAAAACCGATCAAAACAATGGGATCAATGCCCATACCGACACTGGTGATTTATCTATTTTTGGTTGGCACAGTGACACTCAAAAAAGTTACCAACATCAAATTAAAGCCAGTCAGCAATATCGGCTCATCTCAACTAATGGCGACATTACTGTCACTGACTCATAA
- a CDS encoding YdcF family protein, producing the protein MSNTAVWVPIPTEYYWGWLIPLVFGVIFTWRYRHDKARLSNGIWFSLFFYSFLALLAMTIFGTNNHWLIIICGAIFISFILLLGVLFFLQAFLLLWNAWIVWRHESHTLANMLTLILGLAILILPFVASAIGNRVPQPVNTFITIFPNLVIFYVAFWFYNYLTMLVIYQFNHPRLRQDYIIVLGAGLLNGDEVSPLLAQRIMRGVKFYQKQQRKTGHPAIMIFSGGQGPDETVPEGQAMLAYAIAHGLPAAAGWAETKSTTTLENMRFSKRLIDQGQIQAPRTIFVTNNYHTFRAGMFAKQAGLKADGIGARTARFFLPDAIIREYIAIFARHKWWHAAATLGMLLVSVVMVWLDLYSGQL; encoded by the coding sequence TTGAGTAATACAGCGGTTTGGGTGCCAATACCTACCGAGTACTATTGGGGTTGGTTGATACCACTAGTCTTTGGGGTGATTTTCACTTGGCGATACCGGCACGATAAGGCTCGTTTGAGTAATGGCATTTGGTTTTCGCTATTTTTCTATTCATTTTTAGCGTTACTGGCGATGACGATTTTTGGGACGAATAATCATTGGTTGATCATCATTTGTGGCGCGATTTTTATCAGCTTTATTCTGTTATTAGGGGTGTTGTTCTTTTTACAAGCTTTCTTACTACTATGGAATGCTTGGATTGTTTGGCGACATGAAAGTCATACGTTGGCCAACATGTTAACGCTGATTCTGGGATTAGCTATCTTAATTTTACCGTTCGTTGCCAGTGCGATTGGTAATCGGGTGCCACAACCTGTTAATACGTTCATCACGATTTTTCCAAATCTGGTGATCTTTTATGTCGCTTTTTGGTTCTATAATTATTTGACGATGCTGGTCATCTATCAGTTTAATCATCCGCGGTTGCGACAAGACTACATTATTGTGCTGGGCGCTGGCTTGCTAAATGGAGACGAAGTTTCGCCGTTGTTAGCACAACGAATCATGCGCGGGGTGAAATTTTATCAGAAGCAGCAACGCAAGACGGGACATCCCGCAATCATGATCTTTTCGGGCGGACAAGGGCCAGATGAAACGGTACCTGAAGGTCAGGCAATGTTAGCCTATGCGATTGCACATGGTTTGCCAGCAGCGGCCGGTTGGGCTGAGACCAAATCAACGACGACTTTAGAGAATATGCGGTTCAGTAAACGCTTGATTGATCAAGGTCAGATCCAGGCGCCGCGCACGATCTTTGTGACGAATAATTATCACACTTTTCGGGCCGGGATGTTTGCGAAACAAGCCGGTTTGAAAGCTGATGGTATTGGTGCCCGGACAGCACGGTTCTTCTTGCCAGACGCCATTATTCGAGAATATATCGCAATTTTTGCACGTCACAAGTGGTGGCACGCGGCCGCGACGCTAGGCATGTTGCTCGTGTCCGTTGTCATGGTTTGGTTGGATCTGTATAGCGGTCAACTCTGA
- a CDS encoding DUF1700 domain-containing protein, with product MTNYLDKFEALLVQLNDDERDEVLEFYREYLLDANIQDYDDCVAELGTPKQLARKILADYSIRFNENLTAESTKRQKGQAGVRAIWWVVLALLSTPITIPALIVILAVLFALAAVVFAIAVAVFAIILAATLLALSAITAGVGVFTQSLWTAIFYIGGGLTIIGIELLIFPLVMWFINLIIQGVSTIVQRLYHRFVKRNRAERGGRHHEKNR from the coding sequence ATGACGAACTACTTAGACAAATTTGAAGCATTACTCGTCCAGTTGAACGATGATGAACGCGACGAGGTACTTGAATTTTATCGCGAATATTTACTCGACGCGAACATCCAAGATTACGACGATTGTGTGGCAGAATTGGGCACACCCAAACAACTCGCACGGAAAATCTTGGCTGACTATTCAATTCGTTTCAATGAGAATTTAACGGCCGAATCAACCAAGCGTCAAAAAGGGCAAGCCGGTGTCCGGGCCATTTGGTGGGTCGTGTTGGCGTTACTTTCGACGCCCATCACCATTCCAGCGCTGATTGTCATTTTAGCGGTCTTATTCGCCTTAGCGGCCGTTGTCTTCGCCATTGCTGTCGCTGTTTTTGCCATAATTCTCGCTGCGACCCTCCTAGCTTTGTCCGCCATTACCGCCGGAGTCGGAGTCTTCACCCAGTCGCTATGGACCGCCATCTTCTATATTGGTGGTGGCCTCACAATTATCGGGATCGAACTACTGATTTTCCCACTGGTCATGTGGTTCATCAATCTAATCATCCAAGGCGTTTCAACCATTGTGCAACGTCTATATCATCGATTTGTTAAACGTAATCGTGCTGAGAGAGGAGGTCGCCATCATGAAAAAAACCGTTAA
- a CDS encoding helix-turn-helix domain-containing protein, producing MITINLDVMLAKRKMSLTELSQIVGITMANLSILKNDKAKAVRFSTLAAICQALDCQPGDLLSYAATTE from the coding sequence ATGATTACGATCAATTTAGACGTCATGCTAGCCAAACGTAAGATGAGTCTCACTGAACTTTCCCAAATCGTTGGCATTACGATGGCCAACTTGTCGATTTTAAAAAATGATAAGGCTAAAGCCGTCCGTTTTTCCACCTTAGCTGCCATCTGCCAAGCGCTAGATTGTCAACCAGGGGACCTCTTGAGCTACGCTGCCACTACTGAATAG
- a CDS encoding DUF2975 domain-containing protein produces MKKQTLLLKLALIIINFMVLVAATIVVPTITRSTRWDFGIWVWPFSIGLYAMLGLVLLAITQAWQLLKLIDHQAVFTAASVIALTWIKRDAYSVALIFTVLLPFFYIWVQAEDAPGLLLLAIILTGIALVIGLFANILAQLLASAIQIKAENELTI; encoded by the coding sequence ATGAAGAAACAGACTTTATTACTCAAATTAGCCTTAATTATTATTAATTTTATGGTGCTAGTCGCCGCGACCATTGTTGTTCCGACCATTACTCGCTCAACGCGCTGGGACTTTGGCATCTGGGTTTGGCCGTTTAGTATCGGATTATACGCAATGCTCGGACTAGTTTTACTGGCGATTACTCAGGCTTGGCAATTGCTTAAATTAATTGACCACCAAGCTGTCTTTACTGCTGCGTCAGTCATTGCGCTCACTTGGATCAAACGGGACGCCTACAGTGTTGCGCTGATATTCACCGTTCTTTTACCATTCTTCTACATCTGGGTCCAAGCGGAAGACGCCCCTGGATTATTATTACTCGCCATTATTCTCACTGGAATCGCCTTGGTCATTGGCCTTTTCGCAAATATTCTGGCTCAATTATTAGCTAGTGCCATTCAAATCAAAGCAGAAAACGAGTTGACGATATGA
- a CDS encoding GGDEF domain-containing protein, whose amino-acid sequence MQLVEDFTNDFLNINTVIVALITTGLITVMTILTYFLEHRALRLRQPRVTLVAHGLEAASLVVSMLLLRQIFFTINSGSMLSWSYATAQLTVLLFSLYTMRNLAVEIINILMPILFYGQGMYFGRGAHFVATFITMTVLLSSAIIYFSRHRSSIMGSQWRYLALQLVYGGTWWFIIWSVHRFELAYTINVLIVFIVYMWIIRFCVQRISRLIDRFTQLDQKVNYDELTGVRNRASFDTVQAEVFKAYQDRPKLPVTMAMFDIDHFKRFNDQYGHMTGDAVLKHVAQHFEVALYKQTTHGQLFRYGGEEFVVIFRGTPADKARTTITAIRDDLQNEAVDFNGQKLRVTVSFGISQLQPNDVTFNDWFSRVDHYLYQSKEAGRNRITVEGNTLAVG is encoded by the coding sequence GTGCAGCTAGTTGAAGATTTTACAAATGATTTTCTTAATATCAATACTGTCATCGTTGCCTTGATTACCACTGGCCTGATTACGGTGATGACGATCCTGACTTACTTCCTTGAACATCGCGCATTACGGTTAAGACAGCCCCGCGTAACATTAGTGGCTCATGGGTTGGAAGCGGCAAGCTTAGTGGTGAGTATGTTGTTGTTGCGGCAGATCTTTTTTACGATCAACTCTGGCAGTATGCTAAGTTGGTCATATGCGACGGCGCAATTGACGGTTTTACTATTTAGTTTGTATACGATGCGCAACTTAGCGGTCGAAATCATCAATATTTTGATGCCGATTCTCTTTTACGGTCAGGGGATGTACTTTGGTAGAGGCGCACATTTTGTAGCGACTTTTATCACAATGACTGTGTTACTTTCCAGCGCTATTATTTACTTTTCTCGTCACCGATCTTCTATTATGGGATCACAGTGGCGTTACTTGGCGTTGCAACTTGTTTACGGCGGGACGTGGTGGTTCATTATTTGGTCCGTGCATCGTTTTGAACTCGCTTACACCATTAATGTGCTGATCGTGTTTATCGTCTATATGTGGATCATTCGGTTCTGTGTTCAACGAATCAGTCGGTTGATCGACCGTTTCACGCAGCTTGATCAAAAGGTTAACTATGATGAATTGACCGGAGTTCGCAATCGAGCCAGCTTTGACACGGTACAAGCGGAGGTCTTCAAAGCTTATCAGGATCGACCAAAGCTACCGGTAACCATGGCGATGTTTGATATCGATCATTTTAAACGTTTTAATGATCAATACGGTCACATGACCGGTGATGCAGTCTTAAAGCATGTTGCGCAACATTTTGAAGTTGCCTTGTATAAACAAACAACGCATGGTCAGCTCTTTCGGTATGGTGGCGAAGAGTTTGTCGTGATCTTTCGTGGAACTCCGGCAGACAAGGCCCGCACGACCATCACCGCGATTCGAGACGACCTTCAAAATGAAGCCGTTGATTTTAATGGACAAAAATTGCGAGTGACGGTTTCCTTTGGCATTTCACAATTGCAACCAAACGATGTCACGTTTAATGATTGGTTTAGTCGCGTCGATCACTATTTGTACCAGTCAAAAGAGGCTGGTCGTAATCGAATTACTGTAGAAGGCAATACCCTAGCAGTGGGTTAA